CCTTGCCAGATCCTAGGGGAGAAGGAAACAAACCGTTGCAGGATGGAAGGTAACAGGAAACACGGAGGATTGAGACTGTATTCCCGAGGCAACAGCAATGCAGCAGTGACCGGACCAAGTGACCGTACGTACGCTGCCCACTTATAGTGCCTAATTGGAGTTTGTTTTGAGCTTCTTTCATTACCCAAAGAGTATTATCTTCAGATTCATTTATATTTGGCATGATGAGACAATTCTACTCAAACAATGTTGAAATGCACAAAGGGATCATGGCTGCCTACACTTTGCAGGCGTTCCATTCTACTGCGAGTTCCGCCCActctcatccaacgcgtttcaagagATTATACCTCTGATGGAGAGTTAACCTCTTGAAACGCGTTGGGCGAGAGCGGGAATGCAGTGCTGCTGCAGAAACGTGTGACGCATTCAGCACGCTGGTGATCATCGCGCCAGCGAGTAGCTGCGAATCTTGTAGCAGAATTGGATGCGGCACGGAGTAGACAGCTCTACATTGGGAGTAGATATGTTTTTTTCCTGCCCCATACAAAATAATCTGAAGGTCTACTCCCTACACAGAAGCAGCAACAACCATCCAAGGACACTGCACACAAGGTGGTCTTGAagctagggggaaaaaaaaagggaCTGATATGGGCTAAATGATTGGGAGCTTTTAGACCAGTATTATTTTGGGGCACTCAATGCTCGCATACTCCATATACTCACATCTCACTTACCTTCCCCTTTACCACACACATACAGGACCATTCTCTCCCACACAAAAAGCCCTCTCCTCAgcgcacacacacctccccaaaccccccccccccaacctactCACCAGCttccccaaaacccaccacacaCAAAATAATAACCCCGGCTGCGAGGGCGACTTACCAGAGAATATATGAACTGTCTGCGGGGTTTCCCTGTGCCCCAGATGGAGAGAGGGGTGGAGTTTTctgaaaacaaacaaataaaagcactTCAGGGAAGGCTGACGAAGTGTAACCCTTGCTGGGATTACACGTCCACGGCACCCGAATATAAACTCGCGTGTGGAGAGAGCACGACCCCCCACCCATGGCATCAGGAGTGTCCCTCATCTAGTGCAattgtctctgtggctgtctgaTAACGGCGGTCGCCATCTCCGGTAGATGTTCGCAAGAGCGGTATGGCGGCCATGAGGCTCTGTGACATCCAATCAGCACTGGACAGATTTATTAAAGCAATGCAAAGCCAAAAAGCAAATGTATGGCTCATGGAAATGTAAAGGCTCACACAGAAATGTACACTAGCGCCTCAAAGTCCCCAACCCggacggacacggacacactttTCTATCATCACTTCACCCTTGAGGCGTTCATGTCCCAtcgtaggttttttttttactaaatggCTCTCCGGCTTGTCCGCTGCCGATGGGGTGGGACTTGTGGAATTCAGATTTCATCTACGTGTGTCTCATGCACGACAAGATTAAACTGTAAGCGCATCGTGACAGACGCCATCTTGGCCGGCTCATAACCCAGTCCCACCGTAGTACTGTGTATTTATGTAATTGTGCGGTCTGGACCACTCCCAGGAAACGGACCTCAAATATACCCTGCAGTAACCAGAGAAGCACTAATGCATCGGAGAGGGGCTTCTGCTACTGGTGTAAACGCATTGTGCCTGAACAATTCTATGTGAACATTAATAGGACTATATAaacgacattaaaaaaaaaaaaaaaacacagcaatacaggtttcatttaataaaatgtaaaacaaaattaCGGGACAGAagcagctgaaccccgttaatttcagctccggggaccccctgcttcctgagatacttacctctgtaggaggTGGTGtcggtatctctgtggagtttaaatgtcgaggtcacgtgggccaataggaagccgcgccagatgatgtcaccgcttcctattggcccacgtgatgtggGCCATTTAAATGCCGCTATTACGTTAGGCGCAAAGGTTTCCTGGCTGGCCCCTAAGGAGGAAGGATCTCTAAGCAGGGGGCTCAAATAAACACAGtgcagctccgaagacccccagcttaaaacaaatGAAACCTGTATTGGTGATTTAAGTCTCCACATCCGGAGCCTTCTCtcttgtaacttcttccttcatgTTGCTGCAAAGTGGCCACAGACCTGGTGGTTCGCACCCccataaatgttacttttatgccttaGAACATCCTCTCGCGTGTGTCCCCCCCATACGGGGGAGAGTGCCTAACTGTAGTAAACACTCACTTTTAGCCAGGTAGACCTTGTGGATGAGCCCCGGCAGGACGTGCCCATCCTCAATGTTGAAGTTGTCATGTGGACCAAAGACGTTGGTGGGTATGACGGACGTGAACCTGCAGCCGTGCTGCTCATAGTAACCCCTGGggaggaagagaagaggagagagagagagagagagagagagagagagaggattagagatgagggagggaggggggagatgcacTCCCATGGCAGCGACATGTTAAATCTTGGTGATGTTTTTGGTCCCCCTACAAATCAGACACC
This genomic stretch from Ascaphus truei isolate aAscTru1 unplaced genomic scaffold, aAscTru1.hap1 HAP1_SCAFFOLD_749, whole genome shotgun sequence harbors:
- the GFUS gene encoding GDP-L-fucose synthase, with product MGVHLPPPSLISNPLSLSLSLSLSPLLFLPRGYYEQHGCRFTSVIPTNVFGPHDNFNIEDGHVLPGLIHKVYLAKKNSTPLSIWGTGKPRRQFIYSLDLARLFIWVLREYEEVDPIILSVGEEDEVSIKEAAESIVTAMDFKGEVIFDSTKSDGQFKKTASNGKLRKRLPGFQFTPFNQAVQETCIWFNANYDKARK